GGACAGTCTGCTTAAAAAGCCTGTCCGTACATCAAAAAGTATACTTTTATTTTTCATGCTCTTGCCTGCTGAATTCTTACCTTCATTTTTATAAACACAAAGTTCTCTGGATTGCGAAGTTGTGGCTCGATGCAACAGACGAGACGTTAAGTAAACCAATAAGCTTGTGCACTTTTCCTGATTCTGACAGCTGGATCTTTTTTATTAATTCTCGAAGATCTAAGAGTTAGGAACGCACTAATTAATAGAGATTAGAAGTTAAGGAGTCAAACGATGAAAAACATTTCTTACAACAGTATGAGTGGTACAAAAGATGTTCAAGCTTGTGCAGAACTATACTGCCATGTGTTTATAGGAGATGACTTTACGAATAAAGACTTTCAAATTTCTTTAGAAAACTTACATAAACATAGTATTTACGAGGGGTTTAAAGGAGTAAAAGCTGTCAACGAAAACGAGGACATCATTGGATTTGCTTACGGATACACAAGTAAACCGGGGCAATTTTACAGAGAAAAGTTAATCGAACATTTACTGGAAATCAAGCACCTCTGGCTGAATGATTGTTTTGAATTTGTAGAGCTGGCCGTCCACCCTGGCCATACACGAGAAGGGATCGGTACGAAGCTGCAGAATCATTTACTCGAGGGGCTTCCTCATCATACCGCTGTACTTACGGTTTCTGTTACAAATCAGCCAGCCTTCCACTTGTATAGAAAACGAGGGTGGGAGACGCTTCAATACAACGCACCTCTCATTTCTAAAGACGATTTACAAATGATTTTAGGGCTGAAATTGTCTTAAAAAAAAGGAGATATAGTGATGGAAGCTGGAATCGACAAAGCGCACAGCGGGATTCGTCTATTAGCTGACATCCTTGATATCAGTGGCTTCTGTGCGTTATTTTTTCTTATTTCAATGATTAACGGCAGCGAATATCCTATACTTTATCCTTTTGGGTGGGCGGTTCAGATAGGTTACCTTCTTTACTCTATCATTCTCCCAAGTATATGGACCGGGTATATTCTAGGAAAAAGAATCTTTAGAATTAAAATTGAGAAAGCAAACGGAAAGGCCGTTACTTTCTTTGATATGTTCATACGTGAATGCATAGGAAAATTTATTTTCGGTTACCTTTCATTTGGAATGACTACTGTCATTAGTGGACTTATGATTACTTTCAGAAAAGACAGAAGAGCGATTCACGACTTTTTAGCAGGTACAATGGTGAATAATGATTGGAATATTAAATAGGCA
This Halobacillus salinarum DNA region includes the following protein-coding sequences:
- a CDS encoding GNAT family N-acetyltransferase; the encoded protein is MKNISYNSMSGTKDVQACAELYCHVFIGDDFTNKDFQISLENLHKHSIYEGFKGVKAVNENEDIIGFAYGYTSKPGQFYREKLIEHLLEIKHLWLNDCFEFVELAVHPGHTREGIGTKLQNHLLEGLPHHTAVLTVSVTNQPAFHLYRKRGWETLQYNAPLISKDDLQMILGLKLS
- a CDS encoding RDD family protein, whose product is MEAGIDKAHSGIRLLADILDISGFCALFFLISMINGSEYPILYPFGWAVQIGYLLYSIILPSIWTGYILGKRIFRIKIEKANGKAVTFFDMFIRECIGKFIFGYLSFGMTTVISGLMITFRKDRRAIHDFLAGTMVNNDWNIK